A part of SAR202 cluster bacterium genomic DNA contains:
- a CDS encoding amidohydrolase: MEDKIMPTVEELKALAIEEIDKRKEEIIGHAKHILNNPEVGFTEFKTSKYVSEIFSKLGIEHDANLALTGLKGNIDCGGGEGPNVSVIGELDSLRIFEHPIHDLTTGAAHACGHHCQIGSMIGSIIGLIVPEVKNNLSGSIIPIAVPAEEFIDVEQRMLLREEGKIEFMGGKQEFIKLGVFDDVDMAMMCHTSATNTTFGVGGTSNAHIVKYVEFTGQAAHAGGSPHMGINALNAAMIALTGINANRETFLDTDTVRVHGILTRGGQAVSSIPSQVTLEWRVRSGSNEAVVANSKKVDRCFQAGAMAVGAKVSVTNIPGYMPRLDNPQLQELFLQNAGHLTTKDDIDIIDNSHNGGGSTDMGDLSQIMPTLHPYVGGGDGVGHSETYLIHDYEKAVIQPAKAMACVVIDLLSNNAAKAKEIKEKHNYNMTASQYLNFQRSVAEVIEYAPEG; this comes from the coding sequence ATGGAGGATAAAATCATGCCAACTGTTGAAGAATTAAAAGCACTAGCGATTGAAGAAATAGATAAAAGAAAAGAAGAAATTATAGGACACGCAAAACATATATTAAATAATCCAGAAGTTGGATTTACTGAATTTAAAACATCTAAATATGTAAGTGAAATTTTCTCTAAACTAGGTATCGAACACGATGCTAATTTGGCATTAACTGGATTAAAAGGCAATATCGACTGTGGAGGAGGCGAAGGACCAAATGTTTCAGTTATTGGTGAGCTTGATTCATTAAGAATTTTCGAACACCCAATACATGATTTAACCACAGGTGCTGCTCATGCGTGTGGGCATCATTGTCAAATTGGCAGTATGATAGGTTCAATTATTGGGCTTATTGTACCTGAAGTAAAAAACAACTTAAGTGGATCAATAATACCTATAGCCGTTCCTGCTGAAGAATTTATAGATGTAGAACAACGAATGTTATTAAGAGAAGAAGGTAAAATAGAATTTATGGGCGGAAAACAAGAATTCATAAAACTTGGAGTCTTTGATGATGTAGATATGGCAATGATGTGTCATACCTCTGCAACAAACACTACTTTTGGTGTTGGAGGAACAAGTAATGCCCATATAGTAAAATATGTTGAATTCACAGGGCAAGCCGCTCATGCTGGAGGATCTCCTCATATGGGAATTAATGCACTGAATGCTGCCATGATTGCACTTACCGGAATCAATGCAAATAGAGAAACATTTCTAGACACAGATACTGTTCGTGTTCATGGAATTCTTACACGCGGTGGTCAAGCAGTTAGTTCAATACCTTCACAAGTTACATTAGAATGGCGTGTTCGTTCAGGATCTAATGAAGCTGTTGTAGCAAATAGTAAAAAGGTAGATAGATGTTTCCAAGCAGGAGCTATGGCAGTAGGAGCGAAAGTATCTGTTACTAATATCCCTGGTTATATGCCTAGACTTGATAACCCACAATTACAAGAATTATTTCTGCAAAATGCTGGTCATCTCACGACTAAAGACGACATTGATATTATAGATAATTCACATAATGGTGGTGGGTCTACAGATATGGGAGATTTATCTCAAATAATGCCTACATTACACCCTTATGTTGGTGGTGGAGATGGTGTAGGGCATAGTGAAACCTACCTCATCCATGATTATGAGAAGGCAGTTATACAACCTGCAAAAGCAATGGCATGTGTAGTGATTGATCTATTATCAAATAATGCAGCAAAAGCCAAAGAAATAAAAGAAAAACACAATTACAACATGACAGCTAGTCAATACTTAAATTTTCAAAGATCGGTAGCTGAAGTTATAGAATACGCACCTGAAGGATAA
- a CDS encoding aminotransferase class V-fold PLP-dependent enzyme codes for MVKESQNLIYLDHASTTYIRDEVYEVMKPYLTNNFGNPSSIYTIAQQSRVAIDQSREKVAKILNCRPSEIIFTSGGTESDNSSIYSTAIAQMNIGKHIITSSIEHHAVLNACEFLEENLNFKITYLPVNNQGIVNIESLKSQLTSKTTLVSIMLANNEIGTIQPINEISKIIKDYAKRNNTKILIHTDAVQAPGYINLDVKNLDVDLLSLSSHKFYGPKGCGILYVKRGTPFTPITVGGNQERQRRAGTENVSGIVGTAKALELAELERIEITNKTTLLRDKLISGVLKNIEKVTLNGDPINRIANNAHFSFQDVEGESILLSLDLEGIAASSGSACTSASLEPSHVLKSLGLTDETAQSSVRMTLGRNTTEEEINSVLDTLPKIVTRLRSMPTLSNVL; via the coding sequence ATGGTAAAAGAGAGTCAAAATTTAATTTATCTTGATCACGCTTCAACTACATATATACGAGATGAAGTATATGAAGTTATGAAACCGTATTTAACAAATAATTTTGGCAATCCATCAAGTATTTATACAATTGCGCAACAGAGCAGGGTCGCAATTGATCAATCCAGAGAAAAAGTTGCAAAAATCCTCAATTGTAGACCTAGTGAAATAATATTCACAAGCGGAGGAACTGAATCAGACAATTCTTCAATCTATAGTACTGCCATTGCTCAAATGAATATTGGAAAACATATTATCACAAGCTCAATAGAACATCATGCTGTACTCAATGCCTGTGAATTTCTAGAAGAAAATCTTAATTTTAAAATTACCTACTTACCAGTAAATAATCAAGGTATTGTTAATATAGAATCACTTAAATCGCAATTGACCTCAAAAACTACTTTAGTTAGCATAATGTTAGCAAACAATGAAATTGGAACAATCCAACCAATAAATGAAATTTCCAAAATAATTAAAGACTACGCTAAAAGAAATAATACGAAAATACTAATTCATACAGATGCGGTACAAGCACCTGGATATATAAACTTAGATGTTAAAAATCTTGATGTTGATCTGTTGAGTCTCTCATCGCATAAATTTTATGGTCCTAAAGGTTGTGGAATATTGTATGTTAAAAGAGGAACTCCATTTACACCTATTACTGTTGGAGGAAACCAAGAAAGGCAAAGAAGAGCAGGAACAGAAAACGTATCAGGCATTGTTGGCACAGCAAAAGCTTTAGAACTTGCAGAATTAGAAAGAATTGAAATTACAAATAAAACAACACTTCTCCGTGATAAATTAATATCCGGTGTATTAAAAAATATTGAAAAAGTAACATTAAATGGAGACCCTATAAATCGTATAGCTAATAATGCACACTTTTCTTTTCAAGATGTTGAAGGAGAATCAATATTATTAAGCCTAGACTTAGAAGGTATTGCTGCTTCTAGCGGCAGTGCTTGTACATCTGCTTCATTAGAACCGTCTCATGTTCTAAAGTCTTTAGGTTTAACAGATGAAACAGCACAATCTTCTGTTAGAATGACTTTAGGTAGAAATACTACTGAGGAAGAAATAAATTCGGTACTTGATACTCTTCCCAAAATAGTTACAAGATTAAGGTCAATGCCTACACTTTCTAATGTATTA
- a CDS encoding ornithine cyclodeaminase family protein, whose product MALLLGDAEINNLLTMEDVVNTMENAFKEVGKGVTWNRPRSRIRLPRGFHHLMAASLAEPNVFGLKTYTSFRKGIRFMTLVYDGEQGDLLCIVQGGRCSQMRTGAVSAVGTKYMANENSKTVGIIGTGFQGRAQLEGVCTVRNISSIKAYDRDKEACINFSKEMTETLGIEITPVDEPEKCVSNSDIIITMTTAREPILFGSWLEEGMHINAAGSNHWIRREVDDDVIKRADSIVVDSKDDAYIEAGDLLYPIERGIIRWDQIHELSDLVSGKIISRKSDKDITLLESQGIAISDIATAALAYERAKSEGVGQEIPLDL is encoded by the coding sequence ATGGCGCTTTTGCTTGGAGATGCTGAAATCAACAATCTACTTACTATGGAAGATGTAGTAAATACTATGGAAAATGCATTCAAAGAAGTTGGGAAAGGAGTTACTTGGAATCGACCAAGATCAAGAATTAGACTCCCACGAGGATTTCATCATCTTATGGCAGCATCTCTTGCCGAACCAAATGTGTTTGGATTAAAAACGTATACAAGTTTTAGAAAAGGTATACGATTTATGACCTTAGTTTATGATGGAGAGCAGGGTGATTTATTATGTATTGTGCAAGGCGGAAGATGTTCACAGATGAGAACTGGTGCAGTAAGCGCTGTGGGAACAAAATATATGGCTAACGAAAATAGTAAAACCGTTGGTATCATTGGTACAGGTTTTCAAGGAAGAGCTCAACTTGAAGGTGTATGTACTGTAAGAAATATTAGTTCAATTAAAGCTTATGACAGAGATAAAGAAGCTTGCATAAACTTCAGCAAAGAAATGACAGAAACCTTAGGTATAGAAATTACTCCAGTTGATGAACCTGAAAAGTGTGTTTCAAACTCAGATATTATTATAACAATGACAACCGCAAGAGAACCAATACTATTTGGGTCATGGTTAGAAGAAGGTATGCACATAAATGCTGCGGGTAGTAATCACTGGATACGACGAGAAGTAGATGATGATGTGATTAAACGAGCAGATTCTATAGTTGTTGACAGTAAAGATGACGCATATATTGAAGCTGGAGATTTATTATACCCAATAGAACGAGGTATTATACGTTGGGATCAAATCCATGAATTATCTGATCTAGTTTCTGGAAAAATTATTAGTAGAAAATCTGATAAAGACATAACTTTATTAGAATCTCAGGGTATAGCTATAAGTGATATAGCAACTGCCGCTCTTGCTTATGAAAGAGCAAAATCTGAAGGTGTTGGACAAGAAATACCTTTAGACTTATAA